From a region of the Candidatus Binataceae bacterium genome:
- the murG gene encoding undecaprenyldiphospho-muramoylpentapeptide beta-N-acetylglucosaminyltransferase: MIIAGGGTGGHLFPAIALGEEIVRRRPDSQVLYAGTTNGFEAKWLPQRGYQYELFEVHGIRGRSLGGRARAIAEFVRAVSRARALVARFHPDLIVSVGGYASAPVALAAILARVSIVMLEQNTKPGLSNRVLWRFARKICVSFADSARYFRRDKVVLTGNPVRYQAAVEPAPPDFAQKQILVLGGSTGAHRLNLGVIGAFKIWGKSVINWTILHQCGETDVERLRVEYQKTGVRAEVAPFIADVPAALARASLVIARAGGGTVTDIALAGRAAVYVPYPFHRDMQQLHNAMVIQKAGGALVVNDDDGLAENLAREVKSLFEDLGRLAAMGQRARSSVFPDAAARVARVCFDVTQMEN, from the coding sequence GTGATAATCGCAGGAGGAGGCACGGGAGGTCATTTGTTTCCGGCGATCGCGCTGGGCGAAGAGATTGTGCGCCGCCGTCCTGACTCTCAGGTTCTGTATGCCGGGACCACCAACGGATTCGAGGCCAAGTGGCTCCCGCAGCGCGGCTACCAATACGAGCTGTTCGAGGTGCATGGCATTCGTGGCCGCAGCCTCGGCGGCCGGGCGCGCGCCATCGCCGAGTTTGTTCGCGCCGTGAGCCGGGCGCGCGCGCTGGTCGCGCGCTTTCATCCCGACCTCATCGTGAGCGTAGGCGGGTACGCTTCGGCGCCCGTCGCGTTGGCCGCAATCCTGGCGCGGGTGTCTATCGTGATGCTGGAGCAGAACACCAAGCCGGGGCTGTCCAACCGAGTGCTGTGGCGTTTCGCGCGAAAAATCTGCGTGAGCTTTGCCGACAGCGCACGCTACTTTCGCCGCGACAAGGTAGTGCTAACCGGTAACCCGGTTCGCTACCAGGCAGCGGTGGAACCAGCTCCTCCAGACTTCGCACAAAAACAAATCCTCGTTTTAGGTGGCTCGACTGGCGCGCATCGGCTCAACCTTGGAGTAATTGGGGCTTTCAAAATCTGGGGAAAAAGTGTTATAAACTGGACGATCCTCCATCAGTGTGGGGAGACGGATGTGGAGCGGTTGAGGGTCGAGTACCAGAAAACCGGAGTGCGGGCAGAAGTGGCCCCGTTCATCGCGGACGTGCCCGCCGCACTTGCCCGCGCAAGTCTGGTAATCGCACGCGCCGGTGGTGGTACGGTTACCGATATCGCGCTGGCTGGGCGCGCGGCGGTTTACGTTCCGTATCCCTTTCACCGCGACATGCAGCAACTGCACAACGCCATGGTCATCCAGAAAGCCGGTGGCGCGCTCGTCGTAAACGATGACGATGGGCTGGCGGAAAATCTTGCCCGCGAAGTGAAATCGCTGTTCGAGGATCTCGGGCGCCTTGCCGCAATGGGGCAGCGCGCGCGAAGCAGCGTGTTTCCGGACGCAGCCGCGCGCGTGGCACGTGTCTGCTTTGACGTCACGCAGATGGAGAACTAG
- the mraY gene encoding phospho-N-acetylmuramoyl-pentapeptide-transferase, whose protein sequence is MLYLLLYQLHKVHPGFNVLRYETFRSVVAGLAALALSLALGPLLIERFRSARIGQTIREEVPQAHQKKAGTPTMGGLLILAATLSATLLLANLANPYVWLAIAVTVTFGAVGFADDYLKLRRGKGLGLSGPAKLVLLFGLAFIVSAYLFLGLNFDTHLTVPFFKNAHPDLRWWGYVPLAMVVLVGCSNAVNLTDGLDGLAIGPVMTTSFTYWVFSYVAGNLKFASYLQIPHVVGVGEVAIFCASLIASSLGFLWYNAYPASMIMGDVGALSLGGALGMVAILAKQELALVIAGGVFVIEAISVIIQRYYFKLTHRRVFRMAPLHHHYELKGWPETIVVVRFWIISIVCALVALSTLKLR, encoded by the coding sequence ATGCTGTACCTGCTTCTCTACCAGCTTCATAAGGTCCATCCGGGCTTCAACGTACTGCGCTACGAAACCTTCCGCTCAGTGGTGGCCGGTCTGGCGGCTTTGGCGCTGTCACTCGCACTGGGTCCTCTGCTCATCGAGCGCTTTCGATCTGCGCGCATCGGGCAGACCATCCGTGAGGAGGTCCCGCAGGCACATCAGAAGAAGGCCGGCACGCCCACGATGGGCGGCTTGCTGATTCTCGCCGCGACCCTGTCCGCCACCCTGCTGCTGGCAAATCTCGCCAACCCCTATGTTTGGCTCGCAATCGCGGTCACGGTCACCTTTGGCGCGGTCGGTTTCGCCGACGACTATCTGAAGCTGCGCCGCGGCAAGGGTCTGGGTCTGAGCGGGCCGGCCAAACTGGTGCTGTTGTTCGGACTGGCGTTCATCGTATCTGCTTACCTGTTCCTGGGTCTGAACTTCGACACCCACCTTACCGTTCCGTTCTTCAAGAATGCCCACCCCGACCTCAGGTGGTGGGGTTACGTTCCGCTCGCGATGGTGGTTCTCGTGGGATGCTCGAACGCGGTCAATCTGACCGACGGTCTTGACGGGCTCGCAATCGGCCCCGTCATGACGACGTCGTTCACCTATTGGGTGTTCAGCTATGTCGCCGGCAACCTTAAGTTCGCGAGCTATCTCCAGATTCCGCACGTGGTCGGGGTCGGCGAGGTCGCGATATTTTGCGCGTCGCTGATCGCCTCGTCGCTCGGGTTTCTTTGGTACAACGCCTATCCCGCCTCGATGATTATGGGAGATGTGGGCGCGTTGTCGCTGGGTGGGGCGCTCGGTATGGTCGCGATTCTGGCCAAGCAGGAACTTGCGCTGGTGATCGCGGGCGGAGTCTTTGTAATCGAGGCGATCTCGGTAATCATCCAGCGCTACTACTTTAAGCTGACGCACCGCCGAGTTTTTCGGATGGCACCGCTGCATCACCACTACGAACTCAAGGGTTGGCCGGAAACCATCGTGGTGGTGCGTTTCTGGATCATCTCGATAGTCTGCGCGCTGGTCGCGCTGTCCACGCTCAAGCTCAGGTGA
- the ftsW gene encoding putative lipid II flippase FtsW, with product MRSAVGYLKSWFGRFEAVRYRRPDAWLWLPAAALLLLGLLMVLNTTYFLGLEKTGDPFHFFKQHLARIIVGLFFMLLLSQFSLTGLRRLVVPLTVISLVMLVMVYVPGLGLVRGGARRWLRLGPLILEPSEFVKLALVFLLADFFSRRAERMRSFAHGALPAFLIVGPIALVLLKQPDFGSTVMISVILFVMLYTAGAELKHLGVAGAGALCVLGFQAFAKSYRMKRMTTFLDPWIVARGAGFQLVQSFIALGAGGGWGVGLGAGRQKMFYLPQSHSDFIFAVVGEEFGIAGAAVVMVLFCIILFRGMRIAHEEPDGFASLLAVGLTSLLSLQALINMSVVIGMIPTKGLPLPFLSYGGSAIVMAMAALGALLALGRRPAVR from the coding sequence ATGCGGAGCGCGGTAGGGTATTTAAAGAGCTGGTTCGGGCGCTTTGAAGCGGTACGGTATCGGCGCCCGGATGCGTGGCTGTGGCTGCCAGCAGCGGCGCTGCTGCTGCTGGGCCTGTTGATGGTGCTCAACACGACCTATTTCCTGGGCCTCGAGAAGACCGGCGATCCATTCCACTTTTTCAAGCAGCATCTTGCGCGCATCATCGTCGGCCTTTTCTTCATGCTGCTGTTGTCTCAGTTTTCCCTCACCGGTCTGCGCCGGCTTGTCGTCCCACTGACAGTCATATCGCTGGTGATGCTGGTGATGGTGTACGTGCCGGGACTGGGGTTGGTGCGCGGCGGCGCACGCCGCTGGCTGCGGCTCGGTCCCCTGATTCTGGAACCGTCGGAGTTCGTGAAGCTGGCATTAGTTTTCCTGCTGGCCGATTTCTTCTCCCGGCGCGCTGAACGGATGCGGTCGTTTGCCCACGGCGCGCTCCCGGCGTTCCTCATTGTTGGGCCCATCGCACTGGTCCTGCTCAAGCAGCCCGACTTCGGATCGACCGTGATGATCTCGGTCATTCTGTTCGTGATGCTCTATACGGCGGGCGCCGAGCTGAAGCATCTCGGCGTCGCGGGTGCGGGCGCGCTCTGCGTGTTGGGGTTCCAGGCGTTCGCGAAGTCTTACCGCATGAAGCGAATGACCACCTTTCTGGACCCATGGATCGTCGCGCGCGGCGCCGGTTTTCAGCTGGTGCAGTCGTTTATTGCGCTGGGCGCGGGGGGAGGTTGGGGCGTCGGTCTCGGTGCGGGTCGGCAGAAGATGTTCTACCTGCCGCAATCGCACAGCGACTTCATTTTTGCCGTGGTCGGCGAGGAATTTGGAATCGCGGGGGCGGCCGTGGTGATGGTGCTCTTCTGCATCATTCTGTTCCGCGGCATGCGTATCGCGCATGAAGAGCCCGACGGATTTGCCAGCCTGCTGGCAGTGGGACTTACCTCACTGTTGTCGCTACAGGCGCTCATAAACATGTCGGTCGTAATCGGAATGATACCCACCAAGGGACTGCCGCTCCCCTTCTTGAGCTACGGCGGCAGTGCGATCGTAATGGCGATGGCCGCGCTGGGCGCCTTGCTCGCGCTCGGAAGGCGGCCTGCGGTGAGATGA
- the murD gene encoding UDP-N-acetylmuramoyl-L-alanine--D-glutamate ligase: MKLAGVTAMVVGLGASGIAAARFLAARGAKLVLTDRRSDLDRKSLPPGEVCLGEDNPAWLAGVGLVVTSPGVPRDALLLREAVARGLTVIGEVELAARFISAPLAAVTGTNGKSTVTVMLGEMLKGDGRRVFVGGNLGTPLIEAAQGAYDAIDAEISSFQLEWIETFRPHVGVHLNLTDDHFDRYRDLEEYGRAKARLFENQESDDWAILNRDDPNVWKLAGEVRARVIAFGLARPASKSAIWVSERALEFAINDFAGRISLAHFRLPGRHNLVNAMAAAAAALAMGCNPQAVERALADFQPLAHRIEFVCEQGGITWIDDSKGTNVGAVVEALDAVPAPVILIAGGVDKGGDYAPLIEPLRRKARRAILIGAARQRIAAAVSGAVEVELFATLGEAVERAARIGRRGDTVLLSPACSSFDQFRDYAERGRVFKELVRAL; encoded by the coding sequence ATGAAGCTGGCGGGCGTTACCGCGATGGTCGTGGGGCTCGGCGCGAGCGGAATCGCCGCCGCGCGATTCCTCGCAGCGCGTGGCGCCAAACTCGTCCTGACCGATCGCAGGAGCGATCTCGATCGCAAATCGCTGCCGCCCGGAGAAGTTTGCCTGGGCGAGGACAATCCCGCGTGGCTGGCTGGAGTCGGACTCGTGGTCACCAGTCCGGGCGTGCCCCGCGATGCGCTTCTTCTGCGCGAAGCGGTGGCGCGCGGACTCACCGTCATCGGTGAAGTGGAACTGGCGGCGCGTTTCATCAGCGCCCCGCTCGCGGCGGTGACCGGGACCAATGGCAAGAGCACGGTTACGGTCATGCTTGGCGAGATGCTCAAGGGCGACGGGCGCAGGGTTTTTGTCGGCGGCAACCTGGGCACCCCGCTGATCGAAGCGGCGCAGGGTGCCTACGATGCGATCGACGCCGAGATCTCGAGCTTTCAACTCGAGTGGATCGAAACCTTTCGACCCCACGTCGGCGTGCATCTGAATTTGACTGACGATCACTTCGACCGTTACCGCGATCTGGAAGAATACGGACGCGCGAAAGCGCGCCTGTTCGAAAATCAGGAGTCCGACGACTGGGCCATTCTCAATCGCGACGATCCCAATGTCTGGAAGCTCGCCGGAGAGGTCCGCGCGCGGGTCATCGCGTTTGGACTTGCCCGCCCCGCAAGCAAATCGGCAATCTGGGTCAGCGAACGCGCGCTCGAGTTCGCAATCAACGACTTTGCCGGACGAATCAGCCTCGCGCATTTCAGGCTGCCGGGCCGACACAACCTTGTCAACGCGATGGCGGCGGCGGCCGCCGCACTTGCGATGGGTTGCAACCCCCAGGCTGTCGAACGGGCGCTGGCGGATTTCCAGCCGTTGGCGCATCGAATTGAATTCGTGTGCGAGCAGGGCGGGATCACCTGGATCGATGATTCCAAAGGCACCAACGTCGGCGCGGTGGTCGAGGCGCTTGATGCAGTACCCGCGCCGGTCATCTTGATCGCGGGCGGAGTCGACAAGGGCGGAGACTACGCGCCGCTGATCGAGCCGCTGCGCCGCAAGGCGCGGCGCGCGATTCTTATCGGGGCGGCGCGCCAGCGGATTGCGGCTGCGGTGAGCGGCGCAGTTGAGGTGGAACTGTTTGCAACTCTGGGGGAGGCGGTCGAACGGGCGGCGCGGATCGGGCGGCGCGGCGACACGGTGTTGCTGTCGCCGGCGTGTTCGAGTTTCGACCAGTTCAGGGACTATGCGGAGCGCGGTAGGGTATTTAAAGAGCTGGTTCGGGCGCTTTGA
- the murC gene encoding UDP-N-acetylmuramate--L-alanine ligase — MAQARASSLLARQRRLHFVGIGGAGMSGIAELSLQLGFAVSGCDQHESAATRRLTSLGAQIEFGHHPSHLSAALDALVISSAIKFSNSEVTRARDLKIPVIARAEMLGELLRMSKLGIAVAGTHGKTTTTALVALILEEAGLDPTVAVGGNIRNIGTNVRLGHGDFMVAEADESDASFLLLLPTIAIVTNIDPEHLDHYGTMERVREAYTNFVNRVPFYGVAVLCIDSVNVRGLLPQLRKPLITYGLSADANLRAEKIVIDGLSTRFEVIGDGQPLGTVAIPAPGVHVALNSLAAIGVALELGIDFALAARALAKFGGIQRRFEIRGEKAGRLVLDDYAHHPAEVRATLGAARAAFKRRIVAVFQPHRFTRVRDLFEEFLGAFDEAGALFLLDIYPAGEDPIQGVSSRRLYEALRARGHLEAHYLEGERSLAREVAKASRPGDLIVTLGAGDVYRLGPEILDALGDEANLHERA, encoded by the coding sequence GTGGCTCAGGCACGCGCATCGAGTTTGCTCGCTCGCCAGCGCCGCCTCCATTTCGTCGGTATCGGCGGTGCGGGCATGAGTGGCATTGCCGAATTGAGCTTGCAACTCGGGTTCGCGGTAAGCGGATGTGATCAGCACGAGAGTGCGGCCACCAGGCGACTGACCTCGCTCGGCGCACAGATCGAATTCGGCCACCACCCGTCGCATCTGTCCGCCGCGCTCGATGCGCTCGTGATCTCATCCGCGATCAAGTTTTCGAATTCGGAAGTGACCCGGGCGCGCGACCTGAAGATTCCAGTGATCGCGCGCGCCGAAATGCTGGGCGAGTTGCTGCGGATGTCGAAGCTGGGAATCGCGGTTGCAGGCACACACGGCAAAACCACCACGACCGCCCTGGTTGCGCTGATACTTGAGGAGGCGGGCCTTGATCCCACGGTCGCGGTGGGGGGAAACATCCGCAACATCGGCACCAACGTGCGGCTCGGCCACGGCGACTTCATGGTCGCCGAAGCCGACGAAAGCGATGCCTCGTTTCTTCTGCTGCTTCCCACCATCGCCATCGTGACCAATATCGACCCGGAGCATCTCGATCACTATGGAACGATGGAGCGGGTGCGCGAAGCCTACACCAATTTCGTTAATCGCGTCCCGTTTTACGGCGTTGCGGTGCTGTGCATTGACAGCGTCAATGTGCGCGGTCTGCTGCCACAACTCCGCAAGCCATTGATAACCTACGGTCTCTCCGCGGACGCCAATCTTCGCGCCGAGAAGATAGTGATCGACGGACTTTCCACGCGCTTTGAGGTGATTGGCGACGGTCAGCCACTCGGCACGGTCGCGATACCTGCGCCGGGCGTGCACGTCGCGCTGAACTCGCTGGCCGCGATTGGCGTAGCGCTCGAGCTGGGAATTGATTTTGCTCTCGCGGCGCGGGCCTTGGCAAAGTTTGGCGGGATCCAGCGCCGCTTCGAGATCAGGGGCGAGAAGGCCGGACGTCTGGTGCTCGATGACTATGCGCACCATCCCGCGGAAGTTCGCGCTACCCTGGGCGCGGCCCGGGCCGCATTCAAGCGCCGCATTGTTGCGGTTTTCCAACCCCATCGCTTCACCCGGGTTCGCGATCTGTTCGAGGAATTCCTTGGGGCCTTCGATGAAGCCGGCGCGCTGTTCCTGCTGGATATCTACCCCGCCGGCGAGGATCCGATTCAAGGGGTTTCGTCGCGGCGGCTCTACGAGGCCTTGCGTGCGCGCGGGCATCTCGAGGCGCATTACCTCGAGGGCGAGAGATCGCTCGCACGCGAAGTCGCAAAGGCATCGCGTCCGGGCGATCTGATCGTGACTCTGGGAGCGGGCGACGTCTACAGGCTCGGCCCTGAAATTCTTGACGCGCTCGGCGACGAGGCGAATCTCCATGAGCGCGCTTGA
- the murB gene encoding UDP-N-acetylmuramate dehydrogenase gives MSALEQQLEARFGARFAARRPLADLTSFRIGGPADLFVSVESETELQEAMRAAHREGIAAFCLGAGTNLLVSDRGVRGLVIRLGESFRKITIAGWHVVAGAAVDFGVLVETVVEQGMAGLEFGEGIPGSVGGGLVMNAGAFGGEIAKVVTLVHGVSRDGLAESLTKDQVGFAYRRTSLALGFIITRVEFDLTSGDRAQLRARVAEVHAQRMARQPRGVPNAGSIFKNPPGGFAGRLLEGAGLKGTRVGGAAFSDQHANFIVNLGGARAEEVRTLIEIARSRVKEQSGVWLEPEVKLVGDW, from the coding sequence ATGAGCGCGCTTGAGCAACAGCTCGAAGCACGGTTCGGCGCGCGCTTCGCGGCGCGGCGCCCGCTCGCCGATTTGACCTCGTTCCGCATCGGAGGTCCGGCCGACCTCTTCGTCTCGGTCGAGAGCGAAACCGAATTGCAGGAAGCGATGAGGGCGGCACATCGCGAGGGCATTGCGGCCTTCTGTCTGGGAGCCGGAACCAATCTGCTGGTGAGCGATCGCGGTGTGCGCGGGTTGGTGATTCGTCTGGGGGAGAGCTTTCGAAAAATCACCATCGCGGGTTGGCACGTGGTCGCGGGTGCGGCGGTGGACTTTGGCGTGCTGGTAGAAACGGTAGTGGAGCAGGGAATGGCCGGCTTGGAGTTCGGCGAAGGAATTCCCGGCAGTGTCGGGGGCGGACTGGTGATGAACGCGGGCGCATTCGGCGGCGAAATCGCCAAGGTCGTGACCTTGGTTCATGGCGTAAGCCGGGACGGCCTGGCCGAGTCGTTGACCAAGGACCAGGTCGGCTTTGCGTATCGGCGCACGTCGCTGGCGCTGGGATTCATAATCACCCGGGTCGAATTCGATCTCACCAGCGGCGATCGCGCGCAGTTGCGGGCGCGCGTGGCCGAGGTCCACGCGCAGCGCATGGCGCGCCAGCCCCGTGGCGTGCCCAACGCCGGGTCGATTTTCAAGAATCCGCCCGGTGGTTTTGCGGGGCGGCTCCTCGAAGGCGCCGGGTTGAAGGGCACTCGCGTCGGCGGAGCGGCGTTTTCGGATCAACACGCCAACTTCATCGTAAACCTGGGTGGTGCGCGCGCCGAGGAAGTCCGCACGCTGATCGAGATTGCACGTAGCCGGGTCAAGGAGCAAAGCGGCGTCTGGCTTGAGCCCGAGGTCAAGCTGGTGGGTGACTGGTAA
- a CDS encoding cell division protein FtsQ/DivIB, with amino-acid sequence MLGLVLCAFFVLGVITGFSVVGRALAVRVSGFFYSLTGRLPRPAVSSESIEGWLDRQAGRAELGLGVRFSALWRRRVYTRPTGDPIAIVERRDGFYWLFADGELRGPVSPTSTDDLPILSGPGMENARGGELVEFAAVMVRAEAQLSHLVSEMSVDDDGTASLYLDHARTSVIFDLDAVPLEMGRAAEILGRWHDRQQMIAAIDMTTPGEAVVRMTEAAAISGSHAAVSKRSGHPSAAAAAASTTKPRSP; translated from the coding sequence ATGCTCGGGCTGGTTCTGTGCGCGTTTTTCGTGCTCGGCGTGATCACCGGCTTCAGCGTCGTGGGGCGCGCGCTCGCAGTCCGGGTCTCTGGCTTCTTTTACTCCCTGACCGGCAGGCTCCCTCGTCCGGCGGTTTCGTCAGAGTCAATCGAGGGATGGCTTGATCGACAGGCTGGTCGGGCCGAGCTCGGTTTGGGCGTAAGGTTCTCCGCACTCTGGCGCCGACGCGTGTACACTCGCCCGACCGGCGACCCGATAGCCATCGTGGAGCGCCGCGACGGCTTCTACTGGCTGTTCGCGGATGGCGAACTGCGCGGTCCAGTTTCGCCCACCAGCACTGACGACCTGCCGATTCTGAGTGGCCCGGGTATGGAAAACGCCCGTGGCGGCGAGCTGGTCGAGTTTGCCGCGGTGATGGTCCGAGCCGAGGCGCAGCTCTCGCATCTGGTCTCGGAAATGAGCGTCGATGATGACGGAACCGCATCGCTGTACCTGGATCATGCGCGTACCAGCGTGATTTTCGACCTCGATGCGGTGCCACTGGAGATGGGGCGTGCCGCAGAAATTCTCGGCCGCTGGCATGACCGTCAGCAAATGATCGCCGCGATCGACATGACCACGCCCGGGGAGGCGGTCGTGCGTATGACCGAGGCCGCTGCGATCTCCGGCTCCCACGCGGCGGTGAGCAAGCGGTCTGGTCACCCGTCCGCGGCAGCAGCGGCTGCTTCGACGACCAAGCCCAGGAGTCCGTGA
- a CDS encoding UDP-N-acetylmuramoyl-L-alanyl-D-glutamate--2,6-diaminopimelate ligase yields the protein MKLGSLLAGLDYEEIKGDAEVEVGGLSYDSRRSAPGDLFFSLARDPQARRAHLGDALNRGVRAVVVRGGDGGTARAAATIVRSERPRRLMGAAASRFFKTPSERIDLVGITGTSGKTTTTYLLQSIFEAAGRPTGIIGTIGIFIGERKLQSGLTTPESVDLESSLAEMEREGVRIAVAEVSSIGIAEGRVDCLNFRACLFTNLGRDHLDYHGSIESYFAAKLRLFTEILPHSRRTDTVTVACGDDPHGRRILDMVAGRTVSFGLTPACDVHPIDFAADLSGIRATVSALGHRVAISSPLLGEPNLLNMLGASALSVALGIEPGAVEEGARRCLGAPGRMEAIKTRPGVNVLVDYAHKPDALEAVLRTVRKLTPGKIICVFGCGGDRDRGKRPLMGAIAARLADVPIVTSDNPRSEQPLAIIAEIETGLENGGRTRVKESASGGGYLVEPDRRAAIKRGMEIASAGDTVVVAGKGHENYQLLGSRVIHFDDREVVREIAAELSAQAK from the coding sequence GTGAAGCTCGGAAGTCTGCTGGCCGGGCTGGACTACGAGGAAATCAAGGGTGATGCGGAGGTTGAGGTTGGCGGTCTCAGTTACGATTCACGTAGGTCCGCTCCGGGCGACCTGTTTTTCTCGCTGGCGCGGGATCCGCAAGCGCGGCGTGCGCATCTAGGCGACGCATTAAACCGCGGCGTCAGGGCGGTGGTGGTGAGGGGTGGTGATGGTGGAACCGCCCGCGCTGCGGCGACCATAGTGCGAAGTGAGCGGCCGCGCCGACTGATGGGCGCGGCCGCCTCGCGGTTCTTCAAGACGCCCAGCGAACGAATTGACCTGGTCGGTATCACCGGCACCAGCGGCAAGACTACGACCACCTACCTGCTGCAATCGATTTTCGAGGCCGCCGGCCGTCCCACCGGCATCATCGGAACCATTGGGATCTTCATCGGGGAGCGCAAGCTGCAGAGCGGACTGACTACACCCGAGTCGGTGGACTTGGAATCTTCACTCGCCGAGATGGAACGCGAGGGCGTGCGTATCGCGGTGGCCGAAGTATCCTCGATCGGAATTGCCGAGGGCCGCGTGGACTGCCTTAACTTTCGCGCCTGCTTGTTCACCAATCTCGGACGCGACCATCTCGACTATCACGGAAGTATCGAAAGTTACTTCGCCGCCAAGCTGCGTCTGTTTACGGAGATCCTCCCGCACAGCCGCCGCACCGATACCGTGACCGTCGCGTGCGGCGACGATCCACACGGGCGACGCATTCTCGATATGGTCGCGGGACGCACGGTGAGCTTCGGTCTTACCCCCGCGTGCGATGTGCATCCCATCGATTTTGCGGCTGACCTCTCGGGAATCCGGGCGACTGTTTCGGCGTTGGGCCACAGGGTAGCGATCTCGTCGCCGTTGCTGGGCGAACCGAATCTTTTGAACATGTTGGGGGCCTCCGCTCTGTCGGTGGCCCTGGGCATCGAACCTGGTGCGGTGGAGGAGGGAGCGCGGCGATGCCTGGGGGCCCCCGGCAGGATGGAGGCCATTAAGACGCGACCCGGGGTGAACGTGCTGGTCGACTATGCGCACAAGCCCGACGCACTGGAGGCGGTGCTTCGCACCGTGCGCAAGCTGACGCCCGGCAAAATCATCTGCGTCTTCGGATGCGGCGGGGATCGCGATCGCGGCAAACGCCCGCTGATGGGCGCTATCGCGGCGCGCCTGGCTGACGTCCCGATCGTAACTTCGGACAATCCGCGTAGCGAGCAGCCACTGGCGATAATCGCCGAGATCGAAACTGGCCTCGAGAACGGCGGGCGCACGCGCGTGAAAGAATCTGCCTCCGGCGGCGGCTATTTGGTGGAACCCGATCGGCGTGCGGCGATCAAACGAGGCATGGAGATCGCAAGCGCGGGCGACACCGTGGTGGTCGCCGGGAAAGGGCACGAGAACTATCAGCTGCTCGGTTCCAGAGTAATTCACTTCGATGATCGCGAAGTGGTGCGCGAAATTGCAGCGGAACTCTCCGCCCAAGCAAAATGA
- the ftsA gene encoding cell division protein FtsA: MRNLLTGLDVGTSKVCALVADASPEGEIALLGHGVAPCTGLRKGVVVNIEATVEAIRAALDEAEKTSGARVGSVVAGVAGPHIRGLNSHGIVAVRGGEVGPRDVERVIDAARAVAIPLDRQVLHILPQQFAVDDQEGVRQPVGMAGVRLEARIHIVTAAQSYGQNLSKCCERAGVTPTELLFEPLASANAALFPEERELGVALIDVGGGTTDIIVFHSGAVMHTAVLPLGGNHLTNDIAAGIRTPATEAEKLKVAWGAATGQVVRRDQMVQVAGVGGRDPKAIARKLLADIIEPRMEEIFAMALREIMRSGVADNLASGVVLVGGTSLLEGTQELAERIFGVPVRRGLPVNLKGMPEELMKPMYTTAAGLILHQGDRGANHNGVRHGKFGRLRSRFGDWVRDFF, translated from the coding sequence ATGAGGAACCTGCTCACTGGATTGGATGTTGGGACCAGCAAGGTGTGCGCCTTGGTCGCCGACGCGAGCCCCGAAGGCGAGATCGCTCTTTTGGGTCACGGCGTTGCGCCGTGCACCGGACTTCGCAAGGGTGTGGTCGTCAATATCGAAGCGACCGTGGAAGCAATTCGCGCTGCGCTGGACGAGGCTGAAAAGACCTCCGGCGCCCGGGTTGGTTCGGTAGTTGCGGGTGTAGCGGGACCGCACATCCGCGGGCTGAACAGTCATGGGATCGTCGCGGTTCGGGGCGGCGAGGTCGGCCCGCGCGATGTCGAGCGGGTGATCGATGCGGCGCGCGCGGTCGCAATTCCCCTCGATCGCCAGGTACTCCACATCCTCCCGCAGCAATTTGCCGTCGATGACCAGGAGGGCGTGCGCCAACCGGTCGGGATGGCGGGCGTCAGGCTCGAGGCGCGTATCCATATTGTGACCGCCGCGCAGAGCTACGGGCAGAATCTGAGCAAATGCTGCGAGCGCGCGGGGGTGACGCCGACGGAATTGTTGTTCGAGCCGCTCGCTTCTGCGAACGCGGCCCTGTTTCCGGAGGAACGAGAACTGGGCGTGGCGCTCATCGATGTCGGCGGTGGCACCACCGACATCATCGTCTTCCACTCGGGCGCGGTGATGCATACCGCCGTGCTGCCGCTCGGAGGCAATCATCTGACCAACGACATCGCGGCGGGAATCCGTACTCCGGCCACCGAAGCCGAAAAGCTCAAGGTGGCCTGGGGTGCCGCGACCGGCCAGGTGGTGCGGCGCGACCAGATGGTGCAGGTGGCGGGAGTAGGTGGACGCGACCCGAAGGCAATCGCGCGCAAACTGCTCGCCGACATCATCGAACCCCGGATGGAAGAGATTTTCGCGATGGCGCTGCGCGAAATCATGCGTTCCGGAGTGGCCGACAACCTCGCCTCGGGCGTGGTGCTGGTCGGCGGCACTTCGCTGCTGGAAGGAACGCAGGAGCTGGCAGAGAGAATTTTCGGGGTGCCGGTGCGCCGAGGGTTGCCGGTCAATCTGAAGGGTATGCCCGAGGAACTGATGAAGCCGATGTACACAACCGCGGCCGGCCTGATTCTTCATCAAGGCGACCGCGGTGCGAATCACAATGGAGTGCGACACGGCAAATTCGGCCGGTTGCGTTCCCGCTTTGGCGACTGGGTGAGAGATTTCTTTTGA